One segment of Humidesulfovibrio mexicanus DNA contains the following:
- a CDS encoding benzoate-CoA ligase family protein translates to MATRPNIAAQLLDRNRTQHPDKAAYLCGDDVLTHQALAADAARFANLLRARGVRPGDRVVLCLPDSFGAVKAFLGAMLLSACPTPVHAQLSPDDLKFVLQDCEAAALIAPEDSPAMEVARTVPGLRLALPCSMDGPWGLSGFSSECDAEAPQPEAPGFMLYSSGSTGRPKGVPHAQEDLLEPTRGWATEILGVGPRDVLFSASKLSFAYGLICSVSLPLAAGATAVLLSEKPGPVELFTAIVRHRPTLFFCVPTLYAMLLRAYDPGQGDDLSSLRLCYSAGEALPEGLCREWTRATGLELLDGIGSTEAFNLFLSNRPGAVRCGASGTPVPGFTVRIVDDAGADAPDGVPGELLIQGPGICRAYWKRPDKTAETMLPDGWLRTGDVYVREDGVYSHRGRKDDMLKVGAHFVSPVQVEEALRTHPAVLDCAVAALAVDGLVRPCAHVVPRPGFAADPQLAQDILRHARGLLPPQQCPVRVRFLDELPKTPTGKVQRFRLRQP, encoded by the coding sequence ATGGCCACACGCCCCAACATCGCGGCGCAATTGCTGGACCGCAACCGGACCCAGCACCCGGACAAGGCCGCCTATCTCTGCGGCGACGATGTCCTGACCCATCAGGCCCTGGCGGCCGACGCCGCCCGTTTCGCCAACCTGCTGCGCGCCCGCGGGGTGCGCCCCGGAGACAGGGTGGTGCTCTGCCTTCCGGACAGCTTCGGCGCGGTCAAGGCCTTCCTGGGGGCCATGCTGCTTTCCGCCTGCCCCACGCCGGTACATGCGCAGCTTTCGCCGGACGACCTGAAGTTCGTTCTGCAGGACTGCGAGGCAGCGGCGCTCATCGCCCCGGAGGACAGCCCGGCCATGGAGGTCGCACGGACGGTCCCCGGCCTGAGGCTGGCCCTTCCGTGCAGCATGGACGGCCCTTGGGGACTTTCCGGCTTTTCCTCCGAATGCGACGCCGAGGCCCCGCAGCCGGAAGCGCCAGGCTTCATGCTGTACAGCTCCGGCTCCACGGGCCGCCCCAAAGGCGTGCCCCACGCCCAGGAAGACCTGCTTGAGCCCACTCGGGGCTGGGCCACCGAGATCCTGGGGGTCGGCCCGCGCGATGTGCTCTTCTCCGCCAGCAAGCTGTCCTTCGCCTATGGGCTTATCTGCAGCGTAAGCCTGCCGCTGGCCGCAGGGGCAACGGCCGTGCTGCTGTCCGAAAAGCCCGGCCCGGTGGAGCTGTTCACCGCCATCGTCCGGCACCGGCCCACGCTGTTCTTCTGCGTGCCCACCCTGTACGCCATGCTGCTGCGCGCCTACGATCCCGGCCAGGGCGACGACCTCTCCTCCCTGCGGCTGTGCTACTCCGCCGGCGAGGCCCTGCCCGAAGGCCTGTGCCGAGAATGGACCCGCGCGACGGGGCTGGAGCTTCTGGACGGCATAGGCTCCACCGAGGCGTTCAACCTGTTCCTTTCCAACCGCCCCGGCGCGGTGCGCTGCGGCGCAAGCGGAACGCCCGTGCCCGGCTTCACGGTCCGCATCGTGGACGACGCCGGGGCCGATGCGCCCGATGGCGTGCCGGGCGAGCTGCTCATCCAGGGGCCGGGAATCTGCCGGGCCTACTGGAAACGGCCGGACAAAACCGCCGAGACCATGCTGCCCGACGGCTGGCTCAGAACCGGGGATGTTTACGTGCGCGAGGATGGCGTGTATTCTCACAGAGGCCGCAAGGACGACATGCTGAAGGTCGGGGCGCACTTCGTCTCCCCCGTACAGGTGGAGGAAGCCCTGCGCACGCACCCGGCCGTGCTGGACTGCGCCGTTGCGGCCCTGGCCGTGGACGGGCTGGTGCGCCCCTGCGCGCATGTTGTGCCGCGCCCCGGCTTCGCCGCGGATCCCCAGCTCGCCCAGGACATCCTGCGCCACGCCCGTGGCCTGCTGCCCCCGCAGCAGTGCCCGGTCCGCGTGCGCTTCCTGGACGAGCTTCCCAAGACCCCCACGGGCAAGGTGCAGCGTTTCCGCCTGCGCCAGCCGTAA